Proteins encoded within one genomic window of Drosophila willistoni isolate 14030-0811.24 chromosome XL unlocalized genomic scaffold, UCI_dwil_1.1 Seg141, whole genome shotgun sequence:
- the LOC6648358 gene encoding REST corepressor isoform X1, translating into MVLAERNTDVVRNGRRSRGPSPNTHTSGGGGGGSGGGGGIGLTTSVGSGGGSGGGGGNNSSNPSSNEKATTATVPGAGTPESSDDDNSTKRNGKSKAKQSEYEEKIRVGRDYQAVCPPLVPEVERRPEQMNERALLVWSPTKEIPDMKLEEYISVAKEKYGYNGEQALGMLFWHKHDLERAVMDLANFTPFPDEWTIEDKVLFEQAFQFHGKSFHRIRQMLPDKSIASLVKYYYSWKKTRHRSSAMDRQEKAIKASVKDGSENGSELGSNEESDTDDKKGHSNNNNNNNSGNNNNNSNTNMSNNNQTSNSGSNSNGEGNGNGNNGFGSGSAASGGGGTATGSGGAAGGGGISGASNSNNELDADQLCIYSNTHGDDILGFGLAADVLPNGGDNNSSLISDGNSPSQRRVVGGFCKNCNVVCHMLFDSPLGRMCKSCHTHWRRTGNRRPISGPESTTPKRSAHNSAAAADRSKRKPPKGMYINHDDLTALASSKNPREYLAEGDRKIAALMAEIQKNRQLMEQLDKECEAINVDEVGGGGGTSAKTASSHTAEATVAAATTAAAQPRISGRWTPDEIQVALLALRDYGKNYAMIAKVVNTKTEAHVRTFYLNNRRRYNLDQIVKEYEAAKSEESGAEDHTDAATAAAAATASGTAATSATAASAAAAESNTEALSVTNPASSSSAAEKTSSTSSKSLLNDASESSSNSAQESHVKKDEPKKKTELAVVSAASLSSSASTTFNSSAVVAATTTVDNGGSSSSSSSTLPAVVGTTKPSANASPSATATITIMDESDTATNSSSDVATNSTTNTATIGGGNGNGSGNGHGATSSPSLSSVSTQPAKSLSSSSNHNERDSEESTFSLKSSSVGTAGAKRERPTEITAADQPPAKIIALSNSSSSTTTTTTTNNNNSNSNSSSSNNSNSSTAIATVAEISGK; encoded by the exons ATGGTGCTGGCCGAGCGTAATACGGATGTGGTGCGCAATGGACGCCGTTCCCGCGGACCTAGCCCCAATACCCATACAAGCGGTGGCGGCGGAGGTGGCTCTGGAGGCGGAGGAGGCATAGGCTTGACCACAAGCGTTGGCAGTGGTGGCGGTTctggcggtggcggcggcaaCAATTCGTCGAATCCTTCATCCAATGAGAAGGCCACCACAGCCACCGTACCGGGTGCGGGCACACCGGAGAGTTCCGATGATGATAACT CCACGAAACGTAATGGCAAATCAAAAGCCAAGCAATCTGAATATGAAG AAAAAATTCGAGTGGGCCGTGACTATCAAGCCGTGTGTCCACCGCTTGTCCCGGAAGTGGAGCGACGTCCAGAACAGATGAACGAGCGAGCTTTGTTGGTGTGGTCTCCAACAAAAGAGATTCCAGATATGAAGT TGGAGGAATACATTTCTGTGGCCAAAGAGAAATATGGTTACAATGGTGAGCAGGCTTTGGGTATGCTCTTCTGGCACAAACATGATCTTGAGCGGGCCGTTATGGATTTGGCCAACTTCACACCCTTTCCGGATGAATGGACCATCGAGGATAAAGTACTGTTCGAGCAAGCATTTCAATTTCACGGCAAGAGTTTCCATCGGATACGCCAGATG CTGCCTGATAAATCCATTGCTAGTCTGGTgaaatattattattcatGGAAGAAAACGCGTCATCGCAGCAGTGCCATGGATCGTCAGGAGAAAGCCATTAAAGCTTCTGTTAAAGATGGCTCTGAAAATGGCAGCGAGTTGGGCAGCAATGAAGAATCTGATACTGATGATAAG AAGGggcacagcaacaacaacaataataataacagcggcaataacaacaacaatagcaacaccAATATGAGCAACAACAATCAGACATCAAATTcgggcagcaacagcaacggaGAGGGAAACGGAAACGGCAACAACGGATTCGGAAGTGGTAGTGCTGctagtggtggtggtggaacAGCCACAGGAAGCGGAGGAGCAGCTGGAGGAGGAGGAATTAGTGGTgccagcaatagcaacaacgaACTGGATGCGGATCAGTTATGCATTTATAGTAATACCCATGGCGATGATATACTTGGCTTTGGCCTTGCTGCCGATGTCCTGCCAAATGGTGGCGATAACAACTCCTCGCTCATCTCAGATGGCAACTCGCCCAGCCAGCGTCGAGTAGTGGGCGGTTTCTGCAAGAATTGCAATGTGGTCTGTCACATGTTGTTCGATTCGCCATTGGGGCGTATGTGTAAAAGTTGTCACACGCATTGGAG ACGCACTGGCAATCGCCGTCCAATTTCTGGCCCGGAAAGCACTACACCCAAACGTTCTGCCCATAATAGCGCCGCTGCTGCAGATCGCTCAAAGCGTAAACCCCCCAAGGGGATGTATATCAATCATGATGATCTCACTGCATTGGCCAGTTCGAAAAATCCTCGAGAATATCTAGCCGAAGGTGATCGGAAAATTGCTGCCCTAATGGCTGAA ATACAGAAGAATAGGCAACTAATGGAACAGCTGGACAAAGAATGCGAAGCCATTAATGTGGATGAAGTGGGAGGTGGTGGTGGCACCTCGGCCAAGACAGCATCATCCCATACAGCTGAGGCAACTGTTGCCgctgccaccaccgctgccgcccAGCCAAGGATCTCAGGCCGTTGGACACCAGACGAGATACAGGTGGCCCTATTGGCTCTACGTGACTATGGCAAAAACTATGCG ATGATAGCCAAGGTTGTCAACACAAAGACGGAGGCACATGTACGAACGTTTTATTTGAACAATCGACGTCGTTACAATCTTGATCAGATTGTCAAAGAATATGAGGCTGCCAAATCCGAAGAATCTGGTGCAGAGGATCATACCGAtgcggcaacagcagcagcagcggcgacAGCATcaggaacagcagcaacatcagcgaCAGCGGCgtcggctgctgctgctgagagCAACACTGAAGCACTTTCAGTGACCAAtccagcatcatcatcatcggcaGCCGAGAAGACGTCCTCGACATCGTCGAAATCGTTGCTAAATGATGCCAGCGAGAGCAGCAGTAATAGTGCTCAGGAATCGCATGTGAAAAAGGATGAACCCAAGAAGAAGACCGAATTGGCAGTTGTTTCTGCCGCATCACTATCCTCTTCAGCGTCAACCACCTTCAATTCGTCAGCAGTGGTGGCTGCCACAACAACAGTCGATAATGGTGGCTCCTCCTCATCCTCCTCCTCGACCTTGCCTGCAGTAGTGGGCACTACAAAACCTAGCGCTAATGCTTCTCCTTCTGCTACTGCCACCATTACCATTATGGATGAATCCGATACAGCAACCAATTCAAGCAGCGATGTGGCCACAAATAGTACCACCAATACTGCCACCATTGGCGGTGGTAATGGTAATGGCAGTGGCAACGGTCATGGTGCTACCTCATCCCCATCGCTATCTAGCGTTAGTACACAGCCCGCCAAATCTTTGTCGTCGTCGAGCAATCACAATGAACGCGACAGCGAAGAATCCACATTTTCGCTCAAGTCGAGTTCAGTTGGCACAGCAGGCGCCAAACGTGAGAGACCCACAGAG ATCACTGCCGCCGATCAGCCACCAGCAAAAATCATAGCACttagcaacagcagcagcagcaccaccaccaccaccaccaccaacaacaataacagcaacagcaacagtagcagcagcaacaacagcaacagcagtacAGCCATTGCCACTGTGGCCGAAATATCTGGCAAGTGA
- the LOC6648360 gene encoding deubiquitinase DESI2: MFFNRLMSLSCLGGDKAASTSSDCDCDEMVSNEPVILNIYDLVDINMYTMPLGLGVFHSGIQLYDTEYCYSGHSYSFTGIFEIQPCDGQATLGEHCRYRESVLLGYTHFSSEEVQRIVEQLGLLYTGHCYHLIRNNCNHFSNSLAKILCNRGIPRWVNRLAHFVACVPFLERCLDRQLTG; the protein is encoded by the coding sequence ATGTTTTTCAATCGACTGATGAGTCTCAGTTGTCTGGGCGGCGACAAGGCGGCGTCCACTAGCTCAGATTGCGATTGTGATGAGATGGTATCAAATGAGCCGGTCATACTGAATATTTATGATCTGGTCGATATCAATATGTATACCATGCCCCTGGGCCTGGGCGTCTTTCATTCGGGCATTCAGTTGTATGACACTGAATATTGCTATAGCGGACATAGTTATTCATTCACTGGGATCTTTGAAATCCAACCATGCGATGGCCAGGCCACACTGGGAGAACATTGTCGCTATCGTGAGAGCGTTCTGCTGGGCTATACGCATTTCAGTAGCGAGGAGGTCCAACGGATTGTCGAACAATTGGGTCTCCTATATACGGGCCACTGCTATCATTTGATTCGCAACAATTGCAATCATTTCTCGAATAGTTTGGCCAAAATTCTCTGCAATCGTGGCATACCACGTTGGGTCAATCGTTTGGCCCATTTTGTGGCTTGTGTTCCGTTTTTGGAGCGTTGCCTGGACAGGCAATTAACTGGATAA
- the LOC6648358 gene encoding REST corepressor isoform X2, protein MVLAERNTDVVRNGRRSRGPSPNTHTSGGGGGGSGGGGGIGLTTSVGSGGGSGGGGGNNSSNPSSNEKATTATVPGAGTPESSDDDNSTKRNGKSKAKQSEYEEKIRVGRDYQAVCPPLVPEVERRPEQMNERALLVWSPTKEIPDMKLEEYISVAKEKYGYNGEQALGMLFWHKHDLERAVMDLANFTPFPDEWTIEDKVLFEQAFQFHGKSFHRIRQMLPDKSIASLVKYYYSWKKTRHRSSAMDRQEKAIKASVKDGSENGSELGSNEESDTDDKIQKNRQLMEQLDKECEAINVDEVGGGGGTSAKTASSHTAEATVAAATTAAAQPRISGRWTPDEIQVALLALRDYGKNYAMIAKVVNTKTEAHVRTFYLNNRRRYNLDQIVKEYEAAKSEESGAEDHTDAATAAAAATASGTAATSATAASAAAAESNTEALSVTNPASSSSAAEKTSSTSSKSLLNDASESSSNSAQESHVKKDEPKKKTELAVVSAASLSSSASTTFNSSAVVAATTTVDNGGSSSSSSSTLPAVVGTTKPSANASPSATATITIMDESDTATNSSSDVATNSTTNTATIGGGNGNGSGNGHGATSSPSLSSVSTQPAKSLSSSSNHNERDSEESTFSLKSSSVGTAGAKRERPTEITAADQPPAKIIALSNSSSSTTTTTTTNNNNSNSNSSSSNNSNSSTAIATVAEISGK, encoded by the exons ATGGTGCTGGCCGAGCGTAATACGGATGTGGTGCGCAATGGACGCCGTTCCCGCGGACCTAGCCCCAATACCCATACAAGCGGTGGCGGCGGAGGTGGCTCTGGAGGCGGAGGAGGCATAGGCTTGACCACAAGCGTTGGCAGTGGTGGCGGTTctggcggtggcggcggcaaCAATTCGTCGAATCCTTCATCCAATGAGAAGGCCACCACAGCCACCGTACCGGGTGCGGGCACACCGGAGAGTTCCGATGATGATAACT CCACGAAACGTAATGGCAAATCAAAAGCCAAGCAATCTGAATATGAAG AAAAAATTCGAGTGGGCCGTGACTATCAAGCCGTGTGTCCACCGCTTGTCCCGGAAGTGGAGCGACGTCCAGAACAGATGAACGAGCGAGCTTTGTTGGTGTGGTCTCCAACAAAAGAGATTCCAGATATGAAGT TGGAGGAATACATTTCTGTGGCCAAAGAGAAATATGGTTACAATGGTGAGCAGGCTTTGGGTATGCTCTTCTGGCACAAACATGATCTTGAGCGGGCCGTTATGGATTTGGCCAACTTCACACCCTTTCCGGATGAATGGACCATCGAGGATAAAGTACTGTTCGAGCAAGCATTTCAATTTCACGGCAAGAGTTTCCATCGGATACGCCAGATG CTGCCTGATAAATCCATTGCTAGTCTGGTgaaatattattattcatGGAAGAAAACGCGTCATCGCAGCAGTGCCATGGATCGTCAGGAGAAAGCCATTAAAGCTTCTGTTAAAGATGGCTCTGAAAATGGCAGCGAGTTGGGCAGCAATGAAGAATCTGATACTGATGATAAG ATACAGAAGAATAGGCAACTAATGGAACAGCTGGACAAAGAATGCGAAGCCATTAATGTGGATGAAGTGGGAGGTGGTGGTGGCACCTCGGCCAAGACAGCATCATCCCATACAGCTGAGGCAACTGTTGCCgctgccaccaccgctgccgcccAGCCAAGGATCTCAGGCCGTTGGACACCAGACGAGATACAGGTGGCCCTATTGGCTCTACGTGACTATGGCAAAAACTATGCG ATGATAGCCAAGGTTGTCAACACAAAGACGGAGGCACATGTACGAACGTTTTATTTGAACAATCGACGTCGTTACAATCTTGATCAGATTGTCAAAGAATATGAGGCTGCCAAATCCGAAGAATCTGGTGCAGAGGATCATACCGAtgcggcaacagcagcagcagcggcgacAGCATcaggaacagcagcaacatcagcgaCAGCGGCgtcggctgctgctgctgagagCAACACTGAAGCACTTTCAGTGACCAAtccagcatcatcatcatcggcaGCCGAGAAGACGTCCTCGACATCGTCGAAATCGTTGCTAAATGATGCCAGCGAGAGCAGCAGTAATAGTGCTCAGGAATCGCATGTGAAAAAGGATGAACCCAAGAAGAAGACCGAATTGGCAGTTGTTTCTGCCGCATCACTATCCTCTTCAGCGTCAACCACCTTCAATTCGTCAGCAGTGGTGGCTGCCACAACAACAGTCGATAATGGTGGCTCCTCCTCATCCTCCTCCTCGACCTTGCCTGCAGTAGTGGGCACTACAAAACCTAGCGCTAATGCTTCTCCTTCTGCTACTGCCACCATTACCATTATGGATGAATCCGATACAGCAACCAATTCAAGCAGCGATGTGGCCACAAATAGTACCACCAATACTGCCACCATTGGCGGTGGTAATGGTAATGGCAGTGGCAACGGTCATGGTGCTACCTCATCCCCATCGCTATCTAGCGTTAGTACACAGCCCGCCAAATCTTTGTCGTCGTCGAGCAATCACAATGAACGCGACAGCGAAGAATCCACATTTTCGCTCAAGTCGAGTTCAGTTGGCACAGCAGGCGCCAAACGTGAGAGACCCACAGAG ATCACTGCCGCCGATCAGCCACCAGCAAAAATCATAGCACttagcaacagcagcagcagcaccaccaccaccaccaccaccaacaacaataacagcaacagcaacagtagcagcagcaacaacagcaacagcagtacAGCCATTGCCACTGTGGCCGAAATATCTGGCAAGTGA
- the LOC6648358 gene encoding REST corepressor isoform X3, which translates to MVLAERNTDVVRNGRRSRGPSPNTHTSGGGGGGSGGGGGIGLTTSVGSGGGSGGGGGNNSSNPSSNEKATTATVPGAGTPESSDDDNSTKRNGKSKAKQSEYEEKIRVGRDYQAVCPPLVPEVERRPEQMNERALLVWSPTKEIPDMKLEEYISVAKEKYGYNGEQALGMLFWHKHDLERAVMDLANFTPFPDEWTIEDKVLFEQAFQFHGKSFHRIRQMLPDKSIASLVKYYYSWKKTRHRSSAMDRQEKAIKASVKDGSENGSELGSNEESDTDDKRPNEEASPPRHTL; encoded by the exons ATGGTGCTGGCCGAGCGTAATACGGATGTGGTGCGCAATGGACGCCGTTCCCGCGGACCTAGCCCCAATACCCATACAAGCGGTGGCGGCGGAGGTGGCTCTGGAGGCGGAGGAGGCATAGGCTTGACCACAAGCGTTGGCAGTGGTGGCGGTTctggcggtggcggcggcaaCAATTCGTCGAATCCTTCATCCAATGAGAAGGCCACCACAGCCACCGTACCGGGTGCGGGCACACCGGAGAGTTCCGATGATGATAACT CCACGAAACGTAATGGCAAATCAAAAGCCAAGCAATCTGAATATGAAG AAAAAATTCGAGTGGGCCGTGACTATCAAGCCGTGTGTCCACCGCTTGTCCCGGAAGTGGAGCGACGTCCAGAACAGATGAACGAGCGAGCTTTGTTGGTGTGGTCTCCAACAAAAGAGATTCCAGATATGAAGT TGGAGGAATACATTTCTGTGGCCAAAGAGAAATATGGTTACAATGGTGAGCAGGCTTTGGGTATGCTCTTCTGGCACAAACATGATCTTGAGCGGGCCGTTATGGATTTGGCCAACTTCACACCCTTTCCGGATGAATGGACCATCGAGGATAAAGTACTGTTCGAGCAAGCATTTCAATTTCACGGCAAGAGTTTCCATCGGATACGCCAGATG CTGCCTGATAAATCCATTGCTAGTCTGGTgaaatattattattcatGGAAGAAAACGCGTCATCGCAGCAGTGCCATGGATCGTCAGGAGAAAGCCATTAAAGCTTCTGTTAAAGATGGCTCTGAAAATGGCAGCGAGTTGGGCAGCAATGAAGAATCTGATACTGATGATAAG CGACCGAATGAAGAAGCCTCTCCTCCTCGTCACACACTTTAG
- the LOC6648358 gene encoding REST corepressor isoform X4: MVLAERNTDVVRNGRRSRGPSPNTHTSGGGGGGSGGGGGIGLTTSVGSGGGSGGGGGNNSSNPSSNEKATTATVPGAGTPESSDDDNSTKRNGKSKAKQSEYEEKIRVGRDYQAVCPPLVPEVERRPEQMNERALLVWSPTKEIPDMKLEEYISVAKEKYGYNGEQALGMLFWHKHDLERAVMDLANFTPFPDEWTIEDKVLFEQAFQFHGKSFHRIRQMLPDKSIASLVKYYYSWKKTRHRSSAMDRQEKAIKASVKDGSENGSELGSNEESDTDDKIIAVPAYLS, translated from the exons ATGGTGCTGGCCGAGCGTAATACGGATGTGGTGCGCAATGGACGCCGTTCCCGCGGACCTAGCCCCAATACCCATACAAGCGGTGGCGGCGGAGGTGGCTCTGGAGGCGGAGGAGGCATAGGCTTGACCACAAGCGTTGGCAGTGGTGGCGGTTctggcggtggcggcggcaaCAATTCGTCGAATCCTTCATCCAATGAGAAGGCCACCACAGCCACCGTACCGGGTGCGGGCACACCGGAGAGTTCCGATGATGATAACT CCACGAAACGTAATGGCAAATCAAAAGCCAAGCAATCTGAATATGAAG AAAAAATTCGAGTGGGCCGTGACTATCAAGCCGTGTGTCCACCGCTTGTCCCGGAAGTGGAGCGACGTCCAGAACAGATGAACGAGCGAGCTTTGTTGGTGTGGTCTCCAACAAAAGAGATTCCAGATATGAAGT TGGAGGAATACATTTCTGTGGCCAAAGAGAAATATGGTTACAATGGTGAGCAGGCTTTGGGTATGCTCTTCTGGCACAAACATGATCTTGAGCGGGCCGTTATGGATTTGGCCAACTTCACACCCTTTCCGGATGAATGGACCATCGAGGATAAAGTACTGTTCGAGCAAGCATTTCAATTTCACGGCAAGAGTTTCCATCGGATACGCCAGATG CTGCCTGATAAATCCATTGCTAGTCTGGTgaaatattattattcatGGAAGAAAACGCGTCATCGCAGCAGTGCCATGGATCGTCAGGAGAAAGCCATTAAAGCTTCTGTTAAAGATGGCTCTGAAAATGGCAGCGAGTTGGGCAGCAATGAAGAATCTGATACTGATGATAAG ATAATCGCCGTGCCTGCATACCTCTCATAA